One stretch of Manis pentadactyla isolate mManPen7 chromosome 10, mManPen7.hap1, whole genome shotgun sequence DNA includes these proteins:
- the LOC130679283 gene encoding olfactory receptor 10C1-like, with amino-acid sequence MSVSEPVISGNQSLCTKFTFVAFSSLAELQPVLFTVFLIIYLFTVGGNLTIISLIRITPSLHTPMYFFLVNLSLLEMCYITSVVPQMLVHLLVETKTISVGGCAAQMYVFTILGLTECCLLAAMAYDRFVAICYPLHYTLLMGPSVCWKLAAASWTTGVVVESAQTTWIFTLPFCGAGKIQHFFCDIMPVVKLACVDTSHNEIVMFSVSVLFIMSPCLLILCSYIRILATILRIPSAAGRRKALSTCSSHILVVSLFYGTALFTYLQPKSAHTPETDKATALMYTVVTPALNPIIYTLRNKEVKEAFLRITQRNALRRTV; translated from the coding sequence ATGTCTGTCTCTGAGCCTGTAATAAGTGGAAACCAGTCTCTCTGCACCAAATTCACATTTGTggctttttcctctctagctgagTTACAGCCTGtgctcttcactgtgttcctaaTCATTTACTTGTTTACTGTGGGAGGAAACCTCACCATCATCTCCCTGATCCGGATCACCCCTTCCCTGCACACCCCTATGTATTTCTTCCTGGTTAACCTCTCCCTTCTGGAGATGTGCTATATCACCAGTGTGGTGCCTCAGATGCTGGTGCACCTGTTGGTGGAGACCAAGACCATAAGTGTGGGAGGGTGTGCAGCTCAGATGTATGTATTTACTATCTTGGGACTGACAGAATGCTGCCTGCTGGCAGCCATGGCTTATGACCGCTTTGTAGCTATCTGCTACCCACTGCATTATACTCTCCTGATGGGCCCTAGTGTGTGTTGGAAACTGGCTGCAGCATCCTGGACCACCGGAGTGGTGGTGGAGTCAGCCCAGACCACCTGGATCTTCACTCTGCCCTTCTGCGGAGCAGGAAAGATCCAGCACTTTTTTTGCGACATCATGCCTGTAGTGAAACTGGCTTGTGTTGATACCTCCCACAATGAGATTGTgatgttttctgtctctgtgctcttcattATGAGTCCCTGCTTGCTCATTCTGTGCTCCTACATTCGAATTCTGGCGACCATCTTGAGAATCCCTTCAGCAGCTGGCAGACGCAAAGCTCTCTCCACTTGTTCTTCTCACATCCTGGTGGTTTCTCTGTTCTATGGCACTGCCTTGTTCACTTATCTCCAGCCTAAGAGTGCACACACTCCAGAAACAGACAAAGCAACTGCACTCATGTACACGGTGGTCACACCTGCTCTCAATCCCATCATCTACACCTTGAGGAACAAGGAAGTAAAGGAAGCCTTTCTAAGGATAACACAAAGGAACGCCCTCAGACGAACGGTCTAA
- the LOC130679036 gene encoding olfactory receptor 6C76-like: protein MKNHTTVTVFILVGLTEDPELKIVLFIFLLFTYLLSISGNLTIITLTLLDSHLKTPMYFFLRNFSLLEISYTTVCIPKLLVTMATGDKTISYNCCAAQLFFAFLLGASEFYLLAVMSYDRYVAICKPLHYTNIMSTKICIQLVLSSWIAGFLIIFPGLILGLNLDFCDSNIIDHFYCDTAPLLKISCTDTQLLEMMSFVLALVTLLVTLVLVILSYTYIALTIIKIPSANQRKKAFSTCSSHMIVISLSYGSCIFMYMKPSVKQGISLMKGVAVLNTSVAPLLNPFIYTLRNQQVKQAFKNLLQRVLSLRK, encoded by the coding sequence ATGAAAAATCATACAACAGTGACAGTGTTTATCTTAGTAGGATTGACAGAGGACCCAGAATTGAAGATTGTGCTATttatcttcctgcttttcacttacTTGCTAAGCATCTCAGGCAACTTGACTATTATTACCCTCACTTTACTGGATTCTCACCTCAAAAcacctatgtatttttttcttcgaAATTTTTCACTCTTAGAAATTTCTTATACAACAGTCTGCATCCCCAAATTGCTTGTTACCATGGCAACCGGGGACAAAACCATTTCCTATAACTGCTGTGCAGCTCAGCTATTTTTCGCCTTCCTTCTTGGTGCATCTGAATTTTACCTCCTGGCTGTCATGTCCTATGACCGTTATGTTGCCATCTGTAAGCCCCTGCACTATACCAACATCATGAGCACCAAAATCTGTATCCAGCTGGTCCTTAGCTCTTGGATCGCTGGTTTCCTCATTATTTTTCCAGGACTCATTTTAGGCTTAAACCTGGATTTCTGTGACTCCAACATCATCGATCATTTCTACTGTGATACGGCTCCTCTCCTGAAAATATCCTGCACAGACACACAATTGCTGGAAATGATGAGTTTCGTCTTAGCCTTGGTTACTCTCCTGGTCACTTTGGTATTGGTAATCCTATCATACACATATATTGCTCTGACAATTATAAAAATTCCTTCTGCCAACCAGAGAAAAAAGGCTTTTTCCACTTGTTCCTCTCACATGATTGTCATCTCCCTCTCATACGGCAGCTGCATCTTTATGTACATGAAACCCTCGGTCAAACAGGGGATATCCTTAATGAAGGGAGTTGCAGTTCTCAATACCTCTGTTGCCCCACTTCTGAACCCTTTTATTTATACTCTGAGGAACCAGCAGGTGAAGCAAGCGTTTAAGAACTTGTTACAAAGAGTTCTGTCTTTACGCAAGTAG